A genomic stretch from Acinonyx jubatus isolate Ajub_Pintada_27869175 chromosome E2, VMU_Ajub_asm_v1.0, whole genome shotgun sequence includes:
- the LOC106980266 gene encoding zinc finger protein 585A isoform X1, with protein sequence MTMSANQTSPQKSLILVPEEYDSSYEGSVSFRDVAVDFSREEWQHLDLAQRNLYRDVMLETYSHLLSVGYEVPQPEVFMLEQGKEPWALQGESPHQSCSEELWQIDDQTESYQQRENKSLRDVVFIKKILTAKKDYEYKDIRKIIHVSQNILSPKRAPQCDSFGNALKHNLDLHSHYRNRASKNMNKITEYGKIASSTDPECSPTGEKLWDHNQCGNILSYKQAPSQHQKIHTGEKSYECAEFGKIFTQKSQLRVHMKVHTGEKLYVCIDCGKAFVKKPEFITHQRTHTREKPYKCSECGKAFFQVSSLLRHQRIHTGEKLYECSECGKGFSYNSDLSIHQKIHTGERHHECSDCGKAFTQKSTLKMHQKIHTGERSYICIECGQAFIQKTHLIAHRRIHTGEKPYECNNCGKSFISKSQLQVHQRIHTRMKPFIYTEYGKIFNNSSNLITHKKVQIREKSSICTECGKAFTYRSELIIHQRIHTGEKPYECSDCGKAFTQKSALTVHQRIHTGEKSYVCMKCGLAFIQKAHLIAHQIIHTGEKPYKCGHCGKSFTSKSQLHVHKRIHTGEKPYMCAKCGKAFTNRSNLITHQKTHTGEKSYICPKCGKAFTQRSDLITHQRIHTGEKPYECGTCGKAFTQKSHLNIHQKIHTGERQYECHECGKAFNQKSILIVHQKIHTGEKPYVCGECGRAFIRKSNFITHQRIHTGEKPYECSDCGKSFTSKSQLLVHQPIHTGEKPYVCAVCGKAFSGRSNLSKHQKTHTGEKPYICSECGKTFRQKSELIIHHRIHTGEKPYECSDCGKSFTKKSQLQVHQRIHTGEKPYVCAECGKAFTDRSNLNKHQTTHTGDKPYKCVVCGKGFVQKSVLNVHQSIHT encoded by the exons ATGACGATGTCAGCTAATCAGACCTCTCCCCAAAAATCCCTGATCCTGGTTCCAGAGGAATATGACAGTTCATATGAG GGATCGGTGTCCTTCAGGGATGTGGCTGTAGATTTCAGCAGAGAGGAGTGGCAGCATCTAGACCTTGCTCAGAGAAACTTGTACCGGGATGTGATGTTGGAGACCTACAGTCACCTACTTTCAGTAG GGTATGAAGTTCCCCAACCAGAAGTTTTCATGTTGGAGCAAGGAAAGGAGCCCTGGGCATTGCAGGGTGAGAGCCCACATCAGAGCTGTTCAG AAGAATTGTGGCAGATTGATGACCAGACAGAAAGCTatcagcaaagagaaaacaaatctttaaGAGATGTtgttttcatcaagaaaatacTGACTGCAAAGAAGGATTATGAATATAAGgacattagaaaaataatccaTGTGAGCCAAAACATTCTTTCCCCCAAAAGAGCCCCTCAGTGTGATTCATTTGGAAACGCTTTGAAGCATAATTTAGATTTACACAGTCATTATAGAAACCGTGCATCAAAGAACATGAATAAGATTACTGAATATGGTAAAATTGCTTCCTCTACTGACCCTGAGTGTTCTCCAACAGGAGAGAAGTTATGGGACCATAATCAATGTGGAAATATCCTCAGCTATAAACAAGCACCCTCTCAACATCAAAAAATTCATACTGGGGAGAAATCTTACGAATGTGCTGAATTTGGAAAGATCTTCACCCAGAAGTCACAGCTCAGGGTACATATGAAAGTTCATACAGGAGAAAAACTCTATGTGTGCATTGACTGTGGGAAAGCTTTTGTAAAGAAGCCAGAATTCATTACACATCAGAGAACCCATACTAGAGAGAAGCCCTATAagtgcagtgaatgtggaaaagcttttTTCCAAGTATCTTCTCTCTTAAGGCATcaaagaattcatactggagaaaaactTTATGAATGCAGTGAATGTGGAAAAGGCTTCTCTTACAACTCTGATCTCAGTATACACCAGaaaattcatactggagagagaCACCACGAATGCAGTGATTGTGGCAAAGCATTTACACAAAAGTCCACGCTCAAGATGCATCAGAAGATTCACACAGGTGAGAGATCTTATATATGTATTGAATGTGGACAGGCCTTCATACAGAAGACACACTTGATTGCACACCGAAGAATCCATACTGGAGAAAAACCATATGAATGCAATAACTGTGGGAAGTCCTTCATTTCTAAGTCACAACTCCAGGTACATCAACGAATTCACACAAGAATGAAACCCTTTATATATACTGAATATGGGAAGATCTTCAACAATAGTTCCAATCTCATTACACATAAGAAAGTTCAAATTAGAGAGAAATCGTCCATATGTACTGAATGTGGTAAGGCCTTTACGTACAGGTCAGAACTGATTatacatcagagaattcacactggggAAAAACCTTATGAATGCAGTGATTGTGGAAAAGCCTTTACTCAGAAGTCAGCACTCACAGtgcatcagagaattcatacaggaGAAAAATCTTACGTATGCATGAAATGTGGACTAGCCTTTATCCAGAAGGCTCACTTGATTGCACATCAGataattcatactggagagaaaccttataaaTGTGGCCACTGTGGGAAATCCTTTACTTCCAAGTCACAACTCCATGTACATAAACgaattcacacaggagagaagcctTATATGTGCGCTAAATGTGGGAAGGCATTCACCAACAGGTCAAATCTCATTACACATCAGAAAACTCATACAGGGGAGAAATCCTATATATGTCCTAAATGTGGAAAGGCCTTCACACAAAGGTCAGATTTGATTACAcaccagagaattcatactggagaaaaacctTATGAATGTGGTACCTGTGGAAAAGCCTTTACCCAAAAGTCACACCTCAATATACACCAGAAAATTCATACCGGAGAAAGACAGTATGAATGccatgaatgtgggaaagccttcaacCAGAAATCAATACTTATTGTGCATCAGAAaattcatacaggagagaaaccttatgtATGCGGTGAGTGTGGTAGAGCTTTCATCCGGAAGTCAAACTTCATTACTCATCAGAggattcatactggagagaaaccttatgagTGCAGTGATTGTGGGAAATCCTTCACGTCCAAATCTCAGCTCCTGGTGCATCAACCAATTCACACAGGAGAAAAACCgtatgtgtgtgctgtgtgtgggaaagcctttagtgGCAGATCAAATCTCAgtaaacaccaaaaaacccatACAGGAGAAAAGCCCTACATCTGTTCTGAATGTGGGAAGACCTTCAGACAGAAGTCAGAGTTGATTATACATCATAgaatccacactggagagaagccttATGAATGCAGTGACTGTGGCAAATCTTTCACTAAGAAATCACAACTCCAAGTGCATCAGCgaattcacacaggagaaaaGCCTTATGTATGTGCTGAGTGTGGGAAGGCTTTCACAGACAGGTCAAATTTGAATAAACATCAGACAACACACACTGGAGACAAACCCTATAAGTGTGTAGTCTGTGGGAAAGGCTTTGTCCAGAAATCTGTGCTCAATGTCCATCAGAGTATTCACACTTGA
- the LOC106980266 gene encoding zinc finger protein 585A isoform X3, with protein MTMSANQTSPQKSLILVPEEYDSSYEGSVSFRDVAVDFSREEWQHLDLAQRNLYRDVMLETYSHLLSVGYEVPQPEVFMLEQGKEPWALQGESPHQSCSGEKLWDHNQCGNILSYKQAPSQHQKIHTGEKSYECAEFGKIFTQKSQLRVHMKVHTGEKLYVCIDCGKAFVKKPEFITHQRTHTREKPYKCSECGKAFFQVSSLLRHQRIHTGEKLYECSECGKGFSYNSDLSIHQKIHTGERHHECSDCGKAFTQKSTLKMHQKIHTGERSYICIECGQAFIQKTHLIAHRRIHTGEKPYECNNCGKSFISKSQLQVHQRIHTRMKPFIYTEYGKIFNNSSNLITHKKVQIREKSSICTECGKAFTYRSELIIHQRIHTGEKPYECSDCGKAFTQKSALTVHQRIHTGEKSYVCMKCGLAFIQKAHLIAHQIIHTGEKPYKCGHCGKSFTSKSQLHVHKRIHTGEKPYMCAKCGKAFTNRSNLITHQKTHTGEKSYICPKCGKAFTQRSDLITHQRIHTGEKPYECGTCGKAFTQKSHLNIHQKIHTGERQYECHECGKAFNQKSILIVHQKIHTGEKPYVCGECGRAFIRKSNFITHQRIHTGEKPYECSDCGKSFTSKSQLLVHQPIHTGEKPYVCAVCGKAFSGRSNLSKHQKTHTGEKPYICSECGKTFRQKSELIIHHRIHTGEKPYECSDCGKSFTKKSQLQVHQRIHTGEKPYVCAECGKAFTDRSNLNKHQTTHTGDKPYKCVVCGKGFVQKSVLNVHQSIHT; from the exons ATGACGATGTCAGCTAATCAGACCTCTCCCCAAAAATCCCTGATCCTGGTTCCAGAGGAATATGACAGTTCATATGAG GGATCGGTGTCCTTCAGGGATGTGGCTGTAGATTTCAGCAGAGAGGAGTGGCAGCATCTAGACCTTGCTCAGAGAAACTTGTACCGGGATGTGATGTTGGAGACCTACAGTCACCTACTTTCAGTAG GGTATGAAGTTCCCCAACCAGAAGTTTTCATGTTGGAGCAAGGAAAGGAGCCCTGGGCATTGCAGGGTGAGAGCCCACATCAGAGCTGTTCAG GAGAGAAGTTATGGGACCATAATCAATGTGGAAATATCCTCAGCTATAAACAAGCACCCTCTCAACATCAAAAAATTCATACTGGGGAGAAATCTTACGAATGTGCTGAATTTGGAAAGATCTTCACCCAGAAGTCACAGCTCAGGGTACATATGAAAGTTCATACAGGAGAAAAACTCTATGTGTGCATTGACTGTGGGAAAGCTTTTGTAAAGAAGCCAGAATTCATTACACATCAGAGAACCCATACTAGAGAGAAGCCCTATAagtgcagtgaatgtggaaaagcttttTTCCAAGTATCTTCTCTCTTAAGGCATcaaagaattcatactggagaaaaactTTATGAATGCAGTGAATGTGGAAAAGGCTTCTCTTACAACTCTGATCTCAGTATACACCAGaaaattcatactggagagagaCACCACGAATGCAGTGATTGTGGCAAAGCATTTACACAAAAGTCCACGCTCAAGATGCATCAGAAGATTCACACAGGTGAGAGATCTTATATATGTATTGAATGTGGACAGGCCTTCATACAGAAGACACACTTGATTGCACACCGAAGAATCCATACTGGAGAAAAACCATATGAATGCAATAACTGTGGGAAGTCCTTCATTTCTAAGTCACAACTCCAGGTACATCAACGAATTCACACAAGAATGAAACCCTTTATATATACTGAATATGGGAAGATCTTCAACAATAGTTCCAATCTCATTACACATAAGAAAGTTCAAATTAGAGAGAAATCGTCCATATGTACTGAATGTGGTAAGGCCTTTACGTACAGGTCAGAACTGATTatacatcagagaattcacactggggAAAAACCTTATGAATGCAGTGATTGTGGAAAAGCCTTTACTCAGAAGTCAGCACTCACAGtgcatcagagaattcatacaggaGAAAAATCTTACGTATGCATGAAATGTGGACTAGCCTTTATCCAGAAGGCTCACTTGATTGCACATCAGataattcatactggagagaaaccttataaaTGTGGCCACTGTGGGAAATCCTTTACTTCCAAGTCACAACTCCATGTACATAAACgaattcacacaggagagaagcctTATATGTGCGCTAAATGTGGGAAGGCATTCACCAACAGGTCAAATCTCATTACACATCAGAAAACTCATACAGGGGAGAAATCCTATATATGTCCTAAATGTGGAAAGGCCTTCACACAAAGGTCAGATTTGATTACAcaccagagaattcatactggagaaaaacctTATGAATGTGGTACCTGTGGAAAAGCCTTTACCCAAAAGTCACACCTCAATATACACCAGAAAATTCATACCGGAGAAAGACAGTATGAATGccatgaatgtgggaaagccttcaacCAGAAATCAATACTTATTGTGCATCAGAAaattcatacaggagagaaaccttatgtATGCGGTGAGTGTGGTAGAGCTTTCATCCGGAAGTCAAACTTCATTACTCATCAGAggattcatactggagagaaaccttatgagTGCAGTGATTGTGGGAAATCCTTCACGTCCAAATCTCAGCTCCTGGTGCATCAACCAATTCACACAGGAGAAAAACCgtatgtgtgtgctgtgtgtgggaaagcctttagtgGCAGATCAAATCTCAgtaaacaccaaaaaacccatACAGGAGAAAAGCCCTACATCTGTTCTGAATGTGGGAAGACCTTCAGACAGAAGTCAGAGTTGATTATACATCATAgaatccacactggagagaagccttATGAATGCAGTGACTGTGGCAAATCTTTCACTAAGAAATCACAACTCCAAGTGCATCAGCgaattcacacaggagaaaaGCCTTATGTATGTGCTGAGTGTGGGAAGGCTTTCACAGACAGGTCAAATTTGAATAAACATCAGACAACACACACTGGAGACAAACCCTATAAGTGTGTAGTCTGTGGGAAAGGCTTTGTCCAGAAATCTGTGCTCAATGTCCATCAGAGTATTCACACTTGA
- the LOC106980266 gene encoding zinc finger protein 585A isoform X2 yields MRRFFPGQTVYKKLILGSVSFRDVAVDFSREEWQHLDLAQRNLYRDVMLETYSHLLSVGYEVPQPEVFMLEQGKEPWALQGESPHQSCSEELWQIDDQTESYQQRENKSLRDVVFIKKILTAKKDYEYKDIRKIIHVSQNILSPKRAPQCDSFGNALKHNLDLHSHYRNRASKNMNKITEYGKIASSTDPECSPTGEKLWDHNQCGNILSYKQAPSQHQKIHTGEKSYECAEFGKIFTQKSQLRVHMKVHTGEKLYVCIDCGKAFVKKPEFITHQRTHTREKPYKCSECGKAFFQVSSLLRHQRIHTGEKLYECSECGKGFSYNSDLSIHQKIHTGERHHECSDCGKAFTQKSTLKMHQKIHTGERSYICIECGQAFIQKTHLIAHRRIHTGEKPYECNNCGKSFISKSQLQVHQRIHTRMKPFIYTEYGKIFNNSSNLITHKKVQIREKSSICTECGKAFTYRSELIIHQRIHTGEKPYECSDCGKAFTQKSALTVHQRIHTGEKSYVCMKCGLAFIQKAHLIAHQIIHTGEKPYKCGHCGKSFTSKSQLHVHKRIHTGEKPYMCAKCGKAFTNRSNLITHQKTHTGEKSYICPKCGKAFTQRSDLITHQRIHTGEKPYECGTCGKAFTQKSHLNIHQKIHTGERQYECHECGKAFNQKSILIVHQKIHTGEKPYVCGECGRAFIRKSNFITHQRIHTGEKPYECSDCGKSFTSKSQLLVHQPIHTGEKPYVCAVCGKAFSGRSNLSKHQKTHTGEKPYICSECGKTFRQKSELIIHHRIHTGEKPYECSDCGKSFTKKSQLQVHQRIHTGEKPYVCAECGKAFTDRSNLNKHQTTHTGDKPYKCVVCGKGFVQKSVLNVHQSIHT; encoded by the exons ATGAGGAGATTTTTTCCTGGACAAACTGTTTATAAGAAGCTCATTTTG GGATCGGTGTCCTTCAGGGATGTGGCTGTAGATTTCAGCAGAGAGGAGTGGCAGCATCTAGACCTTGCTCAGAGAAACTTGTACCGGGATGTGATGTTGGAGACCTACAGTCACCTACTTTCAGTAG GGTATGAAGTTCCCCAACCAGAAGTTTTCATGTTGGAGCAAGGAAAGGAGCCCTGGGCATTGCAGGGTGAGAGCCCACATCAGAGCTGTTCAG AAGAATTGTGGCAGATTGATGACCAGACAGAAAGCTatcagcaaagagaaaacaaatctttaaGAGATGTtgttttcatcaagaaaatacTGACTGCAAAGAAGGATTATGAATATAAGgacattagaaaaataatccaTGTGAGCCAAAACATTCTTTCCCCCAAAAGAGCCCCTCAGTGTGATTCATTTGGAAACGCTTTGAAGCATAATTTAGATTTACACAGTCATTATAGAAACCGTGCATCAAAGAACATGAATAAGATTACTGAATATGGTAAAATTGCTTCCTCTACTGACCCTGAGTGTTCTCCAACAGGAGAGAAGTTATGGGACCATAATCAATGTGGAAATATCCTCAGCTATAAACAAGCACCCTCTCAACATCAAAAAATTCATACTGGGGAGAAATCTTACGAATGTGCTGAATTTGGAAAGATCTTCACCCAGAAGTCACAGCTCAGGGTACATATGAAAGTTCATACAGGAGAAAAACTCTATGTGTGCATTGACTGTGGGAAAGCTTTTGTAAAGAAGCCAGAATTCATTACACATCAGAGAACCCATACTAGAGAGAAGCCCTATAagtgcagtgaatgtggaaaagcttttTTCCAAGTATCTTCTCTCTTAAGGCATcaaagaattcatactggagaaaaactTTATGAATGCAGTGAATGTGGAAAAGGCTTCTCTTACAACTCTGATCTCAGTATACACCAGaaaattcatactggagagagaCACCACGAATGCAGTGATTGTGGCAAAGCATTTACACAAAAGTCCACGCTCAAGATGCATCAGAAGATTCACACAGGTGAGAGATCTTATATATGTATTGAATGTGGACAGGCCTTCATACAGAAGACACACTTGATTGCACACCGAAGAATCCATACTGGAGAAAAACCATATGAATGCAATAACTGTGGGAAGTCCTTCATTTCTAAGTCACAACTCCAGGTACATCAACGAATTCACACAAGAATGAAACCCTTTATATATACTGAATATGGGAAGATCTTCAACAATAGTTCCAATCTCATTACACATAAGAAAGTTCAAATTAGAGAGAAATCGTCCATATGTACTGAATGTGGTAAGGCCTTTACGTACAGGTCAGAACTGATTatacatcagagaattcacactggggAAAAACCTTATGAATGCAGTGATTGTGGAAAAGCCTTTACTCAGAAGTCAGCACTCACAGtgcatcagagaattcatacaggaGAAAAATCTTACGTATGCATGAAATGTGGACTAGCCTTTATCCAGAAGGCTCACTTGATTGCACATCAGataattcatactggagagaaaccttataaaTGTGGCCACTGTGGGAAATCCTTTACTTCCAAGTCACAACTCCATGTACATAAACgaattcacacaggagagaagcctTATATGTGCGCTAAATGTGGGAAGGCATTCACCAACAGGTCAAATCTCATTACACATCAGAAAACTCATACAGGGGAGAAATCCTATATATGTCCTAAATGTGGAAAGGCCTTCACACAAAGGTCAGATTTGATTACAcaccagagaattcatactggagaaaaacctTATGAATGTGGTACCTGTGGAAAAGCCTTTACCCAAAAGTCACACCTCAATATACACCAGAAAATTCATACCGGAGAAAGACAGTATGAATGccatgaatgtgggaaagccttcaacCAGAAATCAATACTTATTGTGCATCAGAAaattcatacaggagagaaaccttatgtATGCGGTGAGTGTGGTAGAGCTTTCATCCGGAAGTCAAACTTCATTACTCATCAGAggattcatactggagagaaaccttatgagTGCAGTGATTGTGGGAAATCCTTCACGTCCAAATCTCAGCTCCTGGTGCATCAACCAATTCACACAGGAGAAAAACCgtatgtgtgtgctgtgtgtgggaaagcctttagtgGCAGATCAAATCTCAgtaaacaccaaaaaacccatACAGGAGAAAAGCCCTACATCTGTTCTGAATGTGGGAAGACCTTCAGACAGAAGTCAGAGTTGATTATACATCATAgaatccacactggagagaagccttATGAATGCAGTGACTGTGGCAAATCTTTCACTAAGAAATCACAACTCCAAGTGCATCAGCgaattcacacaggagaaaaGCCTTATGTATGTGCTGAGTGTGGGAAGGCTTTCACAGACAGGTCAAATTTGAATAAACATCAGACAACACACACTGGAGACAAACCCTATAAGTGTGTAGTCTGTGGGAAAGGCTTTGTCCAGAAATCTGTGCTCAATGTCCATCAGAGTATTCACACTTGA